A single region of the Ornithorhynchus anatinus isolate Pmale09 chromosome 6, mOrnAna1.pri.v4, whole genome shotgun sequence genome encodes:
- the SOWAHD gene encoding ankyrin repeat domain-containing protein SOWAHD, with the protein MAGLPGGADRPPEAEAEAEAEGPRGRCPRSGRLGLEPWEHGWMLAAAEGRLDLLREAAAAAGLAGAAVPALLARPDPVTGYSALHWLAKHGRHEELVAAQRWAQGCGAELGVSAAGGGGLTPLHLAAGQGHELAVKVLVGALGADPTRRDHGGRRACHYLPAHASPDLRDLAGAEDLPLQRPRPQNANNNCSGPAPAAPAATEERRDGTPSPQPPAASRRLRFLRQVLARFRDP; encoded by the coding sequence ATGGCCGGGCTCCCCGGGGGGGCGGATCGGCccccggaggcggaggcggaggcggaggcggaggggccccggggccggtgtCCTCGGTCGGGCCGCCTGGGCCTGGAGCCGTGGGAGCACGGCTGGATGCTGGCGGCCGCCGAGGGCCGGCTGGACCTGctgcgggaggcggcggcggcggcgggcttgGCGGGCGCGGCGGTCCCGGCCCTGCTGGCGCGGCCCGACCCGGTGACGGGCTACTCGGCGCTGCACTGGCTGGCCAAGCACGGTCGCCACGAGGAGCTGGTGGCGGCGCAGCGTTGGGCGCAGGGCTGCGGCGCGGAGCTGGGGGTCagcgcggcgggcggcggcgggctgACCCCGCTGCACCTGGCGGCCGGCCAGGGCCACGAGCTGGCCGTCAAGGTGCTGGTGGGCGCGCTGGGCGCCGACCCCACCCGCCGCGACCACGGAGGCCGCCGCGCCTGCCACTACCTGCCCGCCCACGCCTCCCCCGACCTCCGAGACCTGGCCGGGGCCGAGGACCTCCCCCTCCAACGGCCCCGACCCCAGAACGCCAACAACAACTGCAGCggacccgcccccgccgcccccgccgccaccgAGGAGAGGCGGGAcgggacccccagcccccagccccccgccgcctcccgccgccTCCGCTTCTTGCGCCAAGTTTTGGCCCGCTTCCGCGACCCCTGA
- the RPL39 gene encoding 60S ribosomal protein L39 has protein sequence MSSHKTFRIKRFLAKKQKQNRPIPQWIRMKTGNKIRYNSKRRHWRRTKLGL, from the exons ATG TCATCCCACAAGACATTCAGGATCAAGCGATTCCTCgccaagaagcagaagcagaatcgGCCTATCCCCCAGTGGATTCGTATGAAAACTGGCAATAAGATCAG GTACAACTCCAAAAGAAGACACTGGAGAAGGACGAAGCTGGGCTTGTAA